One part of the Truepera radiovictrix DSM 17093 genome encodes these proteins:
- the rpsM gene encoding 30S ribosomal protein S13 — protein sequence MARIAGVDLPRDKRIEHALPYIYGIGLSRSQEVLAQAGVNPDTRVKDLAEAEVARLREIVEKTYKVEGDLRREIQLNIKRLMDIGSYRGLRHRRGLPVRGQSSKTNARTRKGPRRTVAGKKKATKK from the coding sequence ATGGCGCGTATTGCTGGCGTCGATTTGCCGCGCGACAAGCGCATCGAACACGCGCTGCCGTACATCTACGGCATCGGTCTCAGCCGCTCGCAGGAGGTCCTGGCGCAAGCCGGCGTGAATCCGGACACCCGCGTTAAAGACCTCGCCGAGGCCGAAGTCGCGCGTTTGCGCGAGATCGTCGAGAAGACCTACAAGGTCGAGGGCGATCTGCGGCGCGAGATTCAGCTCAACATCAAACGCCTGATGGACATCGGTTCGTACCGCGGTCTGCGGCACCGCCGCGGTCTGCCGGTTCGCGGTCAGTCGAGCAAGACAAACGCCCGCACCCGCAAAGGGCCGCGCCGCACGGTGGCCGGCAAGAAGAAAGCCACCAAGAAGTAA
- the rpsD gene encoding 30S ribosomal protein S4 translates to MGRQRDPIVKLSRREGVNLAETPKVQKYMERRPYPPGQHGQRRSRKLSDYGVRLREKQKLRRLYNLSEKQFSNLFAEAVRQQGATGGVFLQLLESRLDNVVFRLGIAHTRRQARQFVTHRHILVNGKVVDVPSYRVRPGDEIAVAPRSRSNEVIKSNVEARKRGRLSPWLEFDSESLKGKFQRLPSREDITVPVNELQVIEYYSR, encoded by the coding sequence ATGGGTCGTCAACGAGATCCCATCGTCAAACTGAGTCGCCGCGAAGGGGTCAACCTCGCGGAGACGCCGAAGGTTCAGAAGTACATGGAGCGCCGCCCCTACCCTCCGGGGCAGCACGGCCAGCGCCGCAGCCGCAAGCTCTCCGACTACGGGGTGCGGCTGCGCGAGAAGCAGAAGCTCCGCCGCCTCTACAACCTCAGCGAAAAGCAGTTTAGCAACCTCTTCGCCGAGGCGGTGCGCCAGCAAGGAGCGACCGGTGGGGTGTTTTTACAGCTCCTCGAGTCGCGCCTGGACAACGTCGTGTTCCGCTTGGGCATCGCGCACACCCGCCGCCAAGCGCGCCAGTTCGTCACCCACCGGCACATCTTGGTCAACGGCAAGGTGGTCGACGTCCCGTCGTACCGCGTCCGCCCGGGCGACGAGATCGCCGTGGCCCCCCGCAGCCGCTCGAACGAGGTCATTAAGAGCAACGTCGAAGCCCGCAAACGCGGCCGCCTAAGCCCCTGGCTCGAGTTCGACAGCGAGAGCCTCAAGGGCAAGTTTCAACGCCTCCCCTCGCGCGAAGACATCACGGTTCCGGTCAACGAACTTCAGGTCATCGAGTACTACTCGAGATAG
- a CDS encoding DNA-directed RNA polymerase subunit alpha, producing the protein MQLTPEFKARVTDQYGEFIVEPLPRGYGVTLGNPLRRILLSSVAGTAVTSVYIEDVLHEFSTIPGVKEDVMQIILNLKELVVKLHDDEPVTLTLRAENPGRVTAADFEVPMGATLINPELYLATLNEGGKLVMEVRVEPGIGYVPAEVHATKDRINSIPVDAVFTPVRRVAYRVEDTRVGQKTDLDRLVLRVWTDGSVSPREALDSAVEILRNQLSVFSGGVIDEPLPVMAIPPRSADEPLSRAEPARISLESLELSSRVLHSLQEEGIDSVDALLALSERDLKKVGGVGDKSLEEIKERLQAQGLYLKE; encoded by the coding sequence GTGCAACTGACACCTGAATTTAAAGCGCGCGTCACCGACCAGTACGGTGAGTTTATCGTCGAACCGCTGCCGCGCGGTTACGGCGTCACCTTGGGCAACCCCCTAAGGCGCATCCTGCTCTCGTCGGTCGCCGGGACAGCCGTCACGAGCGTCTACATCGAGGACGTCTTGCACGAGTTCTCGACCATCCCCGGGGTGAAAGAGGATGTCATGCAGATCATCCTCAACCTCAAGGAGCTGGTCGTTAAGCTGCACGACGACGAACCCGTGACGCTGACGCTGCGCGCCGAGAACCCGGGGCGGGTCACCGCGGCCGACTTCGAGGTGCCGATGGGGGCGACGTTGATCAACCCCGAGCTGTACCTCGCGACCCTGAACGAGGGGGGCAAGCTGGTCATGGAGGTGCGCGTGGAGCCGGGGATCGGTTACGTTCCCGCCGAGGTGCACGCCACAAAAGACCGCATCAACTCGATCCCCGTCGACGCCGTCTTTACCCCCGTGCGCCGCGTCGCCTACCGCGTCGAGGACACCCGCGTGGGGCAAAAGACCGACTTAGACCGCTTGGTGCTGCGCGTCTGGACCGACGGCTCCGTGAGCCCCCGCGAGGCGCTAGACAGCGCCGTCGAGATCCTGCGCAACCAGCTCTCGGTCTTTAGCGGTGGGGTCATCGACGAGCCCCTACCCGTAATGGCGATACCCCCGCGCAGCGCCGACGAGCCCCTCAGCCGCGCTGAACCGGCGCGCATCTCGCTCGAGAGCCTCGAGCTCTCCTCGCGCGTGCTGCACTCGTTGCAAGAGGAGGGGATCGACTCGGTCGACGCCCTCTTGGCGCTCTCCGAACGCGACCTCAAAAAGGTCGGCGGGGTCGGGGACAAGTCGCTAGAGGAGATCAAGGAGCGCCTGCAGGCGCAGGGGCTCTACCTCAAGGAGTAG
- the rpmD gene encoding 50S ribosomal protein L30, whose amino-acid sequence MKITLVRSLIGVRKDQRATVRALGLRKTGDVREVKDTPDVRGMVDKVAYLLKVES is encoded by the coding sequence ATGAAGATCACCCTCGTGCGCAGCTTGATCGGCGTTCGCAAAGACCAGCGCGCGACGGTGCGCGCGCTCGGCCTACGCAAAACTGGCGACGTCCGCGAAGTCAAAGACACCCCAGACGTGCGCGGCATGGTCGACAAGGTCGCGTACCTGCTAAAGGTGGAATCATGA
- the rpsE gene encoding 30S ribosomal protein S5 yields the protein MAETDFEDKVIFIRRTAKTYQGGRRFRFGAMVAIGDRNGRVGIGLGKAKEVPLAVQKGQYVARRNLIEVPIEEPGTIPHEVLGQHGTSRVMLKPAGAGTGVIAGSVPRAIVELAGFRNLLTKELGSRNQTNVAYAVMDGLRQLKTFEEAKREREAAQ from the coding sequence ATGGCTGAAACGGACTTTGAAGACAAGGTCATCTTTATCCGCCGCACCGCTAAGACCTACCAGGGGGGCCGCCGTTTCCGCTTCGGTGCGATGGTCGCTATTGGCGACCGCAACGGCCGCGTCGGTATCGGCCTCGGCAAGGCCAAAGAGGTGCCTTTGGCGGTGCAAAAGGGCCAGTACGTCGCGCGCCGCAACCTCATCGAGGTACCCATCGAGGAGCCGGGGACCATCCCCCACGAGGTCTTGGGCCAGCACGGCACCAGCCGCGTGATGCTCAAACCCGCGGGCGCCGGTACGGGCGTGATTGCCGGCAGCGTGCCGCGCGCGATCGTCGAGCTCGCCGGGTTTCGCAACCTGCTCACCAAAGAGCTCGGTTCGCGCAACCAGACGAACGTCGCCTACGCCGTGATGGACGGGTTGCGGCAGCTCAAGACCTTCGAGGAAGCGAAACGCGAACGCGAGGCGGCCCAATGA
- the rplR gene encoding 50S ribosomal protein L18, translating into MRPATTAERRRLRTRRRLQRPVETARLRLSVFRSAKHIYAQVIDPKRGHTIAEANSKSLGLTGNKTEQAAAVGRAVAERALAAGAKQVVFDRGSYRYHGRVKALADGAREGGLEF; encoded by the coding sequence ATGAGACCAGCGACCACAGCGGAGCGGCGCCGCCTCCGCACTAGAAGGCGGCTTCAGCGCCCCGTCGAGACCGCGAGGCTGCGCCTCAGCGTGTTTCGCAGCGCTAAACACATCTACGCCCAAGTCATCGACCCCAAACGGGGGCACACCATCGCCGAGGCCAACTCGAAAAGCCTCGGGCTGACGGGGAACAAGACCGAACAGGCGGCGGCCGTCGGCCGCGCCGTCGCCGAGCGCGCCCTCGCTGCGGGCGCCAAACAGGTGGTTTTCGACCGCGGCAGCTACCGCTACCACGGCCGCGTCAAAGCGCTCGCCGACGGCGCCCGCGAAGGAGGGCTCGAGTTCTAA
- a CDS encoding phosphopentomutase gives MTVTVIVLDSVGVGALPDADAFGDAGAHTLDHTLQRAGTALPNLSALGLGNVEGVGALPPSPTPKASYGRLAERSPGKDTTTGHWEFMGVVLEHPFCTFERFPEGVMAAFDARTGRGHLGNRPASGTAILDELGAAHLETGDPIVYTSADSVFQVAAHTDRVPLQTLYGWCEAAREILRGEHAVARVIARPFTGVPGAFRRLGEARKDFSLAPPHPTVLDALKGAGRAVVGIGKIPDIYAHRGFTQEVPTDSNEDGVDKTLRAMAARPDGLVMCNLVEFDSLYGHRRDPRGYARALAAFDARLPELLAATHPGDWLLLTSDHGNDPTHAGTDHTREYGFVLAYSPGAPGGALGTRGSFADLGATVAELLGVPWSGAGSSFAAALTPRA, from the coding sequence ATGACCGTCACCGTCATCGTGCTCGACTCGGTCGGCGTCGGGGCGCTCCCGGACGCCGACGCGTTCGGCGACGCGGGGGCCCACACCCTCGACCACACGCTGCAAAGGGCCGGTACGGCGCTCCCCAACCTGAGCGCCTTGGGCCTCGGGAACGTCGAGGGCGTCGGGGCGCTCCCCCCCAGCCCTACGCCGAAAGCGTCCTACGGGCGCCTCGCGGAGCGGAGCCCGGGCAAGGACACCACCACCGGCCACTGGGAGTTTATGGGGGTGGTGCTCGAGCACCCCTTTTGCACCTTCGAGCGCTTTCCGGAGGGGGTGATGGCCGCGTTTGACGCCCGCACGGGTCGCGGCCACCTCGGCAACCGCCCCGCCTCGGGCACCGCCATCTTGGACGAGCTCGGCGCGGCGCACTTAGAGACGGGCGACCCCATCGTCTACACGAGCGCCGACAGCGTCTTTCAGGTCGCGGCCCACACGGACAGGGTGCCTCTACAGACGCTCTACGGGTGGTGCGAGGCGGCGCGGGAGATCCTAAGGGGCGAGCACGCCGTGGCGCGGGTGATCGCCCGGCCCTTTACCGGCGTCCCCGGCGCCTTCCGGCGGCTCGGGGAGGCGCGCAAGGACTTCTCGCTGGCCCCACCCCACCCGACCGTCCTCGACGCCCTTAAGGGGGCGGGGCGGGCGGTCGTGGGGATCGGCAAGATCCCCGACATCTACGCCCACCGCGGGTTTACGCAGGAGGTGCCCACCGACTCGAACGAGGACGGGGTCGACAAGACGCTGCGGGCGATGGCGGCGCGGCCGGACGGGCTGGTGATGTGCAACCTCGTCGAGTTCGACTCGCTCTACGGCCACCGGCGCGACCCGCGGGGGTACGCGCGGGCGCTCGCCGCGTTCGACGCGCGGCTCCCCGAGCTCCTCGCGGCCACGCACCCCGGCGACTGGCTGCTCCTGACCTCCGACCACGGCAACGACCCGACGCACGCGGGCACCGACCACACCCGCGAGTACGGCTTCGTGCTCGCCTACAGCCCGGGGGCACCGGGGGGCGCGCTCGGGACGCGGGGGAGCTTCGCCGACCTCGGCGCCACCGTCGCCGAGCTTTTGGGCGTCCCCTGGTCGGGCGCCGGCTCGAGCTTCGCGGCGGCGTTAACCCCGCGCGCGTAG
- the rpsK gene encoding 30S ribosomal protein S11: MTKQAAKNKTKKRVRRNLVEGKAYIHASYNNTIVTITDMDGNAVAWSSSGSIGYKGSKKGTPYAAQLAAADATRKAQNMGVTQLDIVIRGTGSGREQAIRSIQATGVNVRSIVDATPVPHNGCRPRKRKRV; this comes from the coding sequence ATGACGAAGCAAGCCGCTAAAAACAAGACCAAAAAGCGCGTGCGCCGCAACCTCGTCGAGGGCAAGGCGTACATCCACGCCTCGTACAACAACACCATCGTGACGATCACCGACATGGACGGCAACGCCGTAGCGTGGTCGAGCAGCGGTTCCATCGGCTACAAGGGGTCGAAAAAAGGCACCCCGTACGCGGCGCAGCTCGCCGCCGCCGACGCGACCCGCAAAGCGCAGAACATGGGCGTCACGCAGCTCGACATCGTGATCCGCGGCACCGGCTCGGGCCGCGAGCAGGCGATCCGTTCAATCCAGGCAACGGGCGTCAACGTGCGCTCGATCGTCGACGCGACCCCCGTACCGCACAACGGCTGCCGCCCCCGCAAACGCAAACGCGTGTAG
- the map gene encoding type I methionyl aminopeptidase has product MILKRAREIDAMIAAAEINRAALEALEPLIRPGATTAQLNEAAEDAIVSRGGTPAFKGYRGFPATLCTSLNEVVVHGIPNDKPLREGDVLSVDIGTFYKGYAADMAKTYPVGKIPASTQALLQATEASLYAGIEAAQVGNRLGDVAAAIQQVVEAAGFWVVREFVGHGIGSAFHEPPDVPNYGRAGTGPRLRPGLVLAIEPMVTERRTEVKILGDGWTAVTANGALAAHFEHTVAITEAGPRILTAKDAPLYSSQVLLGGNRGA; this is encoded by the coding sequence GTGATCCTTAAACGGGCCCGCGAGATCGACGCCATGATCGCGGCCGCCGAGATCAACCGCGCCGCGCTCGAAGCGCTCGAGCCCCTTATCCGGCCGGGGGCGACCACGGCGCAGTTGAACGAAGCGGCCGAGGATGCTATAGTGTCGCGGGGCGGTACGCCCGCTTTCAAGGGCTACCGCGGTTTTCCCGCTACCCTCTGCACGTCGCTTAACGAGGTCGTCGTCCACGGGATCCCCAACGACAAGCCGCTCCGGGAGGGCGACGTCCTCTCGGTCGACATCGGTACCTTTTACAAGGGGTATGCGGCGGACATGGCCAAGACCTACCCGGTCGGCAAGATACCCGCTTCTACGCAGGCGCTTCTGCAGGCAACCGAGGCGTCCCTCTACGCGGGGATCGAGGCGGCCCAGGTCGGCAACCGTTTGGGCGACGTCGCTGCGGCCATTCAACAGGTGGTCGAGGCGGCGGGCTTTTGGGTCGTGCGGGAGTTTGTCGGGCACGGTATCGGCAGCGCGTTTCACGAGCCGCCGGACGTGCCTAACTACGGTCGTGCCGGGACGGGGCCGCGCCTCCGCCCCGGGTTGGTGCTGGCGATCGAACCGATGGTGACCGAGCGCCGCACCGAGGTCAAGATCCTCGGCGACGGGTGGACGGCGGTGACCGCCAACGGTGCGTTGGCGGCGCACTTCGAGCACACCGTCGCGATCACCGAAGCGGGGCCGCGCATCCTCACCGCCAAGGACGCCCCCCTCTACTCGTCGCAGGTGCTACTAGGAGGTAACCGTGGCGCGTAA
- the secY gene encoding preprotein translocase subunit SecY: MLAAFGNAFRIPDLRAKLLVVIGLLAVYRLGVFIPTPGVDAEALRTQFQGQGGVFELLGFVTGGNIEVFSVFALGVIPYITASIIFQLLTSVYPPLEKLQKEGEEGRRKITQYTRYAAVALGAIQGLFLAIALIGPSGALRVGWSNGPFLWFTVMITQIAGIAVVIYLGEKITEYGIGNGISLIIFAGIVAAYPQALAQTFALIGTGESNIFSLIIFFLLLIFTIAGMVFIQQGERRIPVQYARKVVGRRVMGGQSTYIPLRVNAAGVIPVIFAVSVLVIPGTLISLFPNVLWLQRVGAWFNPAQWQGLIVSTLLIVAFTYFYTQISFDPRRISENLREYGGFIPGVRPGQPTTDHLNRITTRITLWGALFLGLVNALPQILGWLTGQGTLALVFSGIGLLIVVGVSLDTLRQLESQLMMRHYDGFVSRGRIRGRGRRF, encoded by the coding sequence ATGCTCGCAGCCTTCGGCAACGCCTTCCGCATCCCCGATCTGCGCGCCAAGCTGCTGGTGGTGATCGGGCTTTTGGCGGTCTATCGCCTGGGCGTCTTTATCCCGACGCCGGGCGTCGACGCCGAAGCGCTGCGGACGCAGTTCCAGGGTCAAGGGGGTGTCTTCGAGCTGCTCGGCTTCGTCACCGGGGGCAACATCGAGGTCTTCTCGGTGTTCGCCCTCGGGGTCATCCCCTACATCACCGCGAGCATCATCTTTCAGCTCCTCACGTCCGTCTACCCGCCCCTTGAAAAGCTGCAAAAAGAGGGCGAGGAGGGGCGGCGTAAGATCACCCAGTACACCCGCTACGCCGCTGTAGCGTTAGGCGCCATTCAGGGGCTTTTTCTGGCGATCGCCTTGATAGGCCCTTCGGGCGCGCTGCGCGTCGGTTGGAGTAACGGCCCCTTTTTGTGGTTTACCGTGATGATCACGCAGATCGCCGGTATCGCCGTGGTCATCTACCTGGGTGAAAAGATCACCGAGTACGGCATCGGCAACGGCATCTCGCTTATCATCTTCGCCGGGATCGTCGCCGCCTACCCGCAAGCCCTCGCCCAGACGTTTGCGCTCATCGGCACCGGTGAGTCGAACATCTTTAGCCTCATCATCTTTTTCCTGCTGCTGATTTTCACCATCGCGGGGATGGTCTTTATCCAGCAGGGGGAGCGCCGCATCCCCGTGCAGTACGCCCGTAAGGTCGTCGGGCGGCGCGTGATGGGCGGTCAGAGCACCTACATCCCGCTGCGCGTGAACGCCGCCGGGGTGATTCCGGTCATCTTCGCGGTCTCCGTGCTCGTCATCCCGGGGACGCTCATCTCGCTGTTTCCCAACGTGCTCTGGTTGCAGCGCGTCGGCGCTTGGTTTAACCCCGCGCAGTGGCAAGGGCTTATCGTCAGCACGCTGTTAATCGTCGCGTTTACCTACTTCTACACCCAGATCTCGTTTGACCCGCGGCGCATCTCCGAAAACCTGCGCGAGTACGGCGGGTTTATCCCCGGCGTGCGCCCCGGCCAACCGACGACGGACCACCTCAACCGCATCACCACCCGCATCACCCTCTGGGGGGCGCTCTTTTTGGGTCTCGTCAACGCCCTGCCGCAGATCCTGGGTTGGCTGACGGGTCAGGGAACCCTGGCGCTCGTCTTCTCCGGCATCGGCCTTTTGATCGTCGTCGGGGTGTCCCTAGACACCTTGCGGCAGCTCGAGTCTCAGCTCATGATGCGCCACTACGACGGCTTTGTGAGCCGCGGGCGGATCCGCGGGCGTGGGAGGCGCTTCTAG
- the rplO gene encoding 50S ribosomal protein L15: MKLNDLKPAPGAKKARRRVGRGLGSGRGKTAGRGQKGQSSRSGFSHGAGWEGGRSRLIMRLPKRGFVHQGTEYQIINVGDLEVFEAGSVVDAASLRARGLIRHEDRPVKLLGNGELSVALQVAVDAYSRSAVRAVEAAGGSVRGDARTAPAAAPDEGAQGEGRA, from the coding sequence ATGAAGTTAAACGATCTTAAACCCGCTCCGGGAGCGAAAAAGGCGCGCCGCCGCGTCGGGCGCGGGCTCGGGAGCGGCCGCGGTAAAACCGCCGGTCGCGGCCAGAAGGGCCAGTCGAGCCGCTCGGGTTTCTCGCACGGCGCCGGTTGGGAGGGGGGGCGCTCGAGGCTCATCATGCGCCTGCCCAAACGCGGTTTTGTGCACCAGGGCACCGAGTACCAGATCATCAACGTCGGTGACCTCGAGGTCTTCGAAGCGGGCAGCGTCGTCGACGCCGCCAGCCTCCGCGCCCGCGGTTTGATCCGCCACGAAGACCGCCCCGTCAAACTGCTCGGCAACGGCGAGCTGAGTGTCGCGCTGCAGGTCGCGGTCGACGCGTATAGCCGCAGCGCGGTGCGGGCAGTGGAAGCGGCGGGCGGCAGCGTGCGCGGCGACGCTCGCACCGCCCCCGCCGCTGCGCCAGATGAGGGCGCTCAGGGCGAGGGGCGCGCGTAG
- a CDS encoding ABC transporter ATP-binding protein, which produces MRITRNTHTALNAAPHPAPHVAAVSPTPPEPVLELQDVAKRYPKGQGMVDALQGVTLRIERGEHVALVGPSGAGKSTLLYLMGLMDAPTAGRLKLLGRDTTGLSDAERSRLRGRTVGFVFQSFNLLPHLSAWRNVALPLRYAGVSRKERRARALEMLARVGLAERAEHMPSELSGGQEQRVAIARALVIRPQLLLADEPTGNLDSDTGARILELLEAVHARGATLVTVTHSAEVAARAQRTVQLRNGRVWSDTRAGAPEARGDGPSH; this is translated from the coding sequence ATGCGCATCACACGCAACACCCACACCGCACTAAACGCCGCACCACACCCTGCACCACACGTCGCCGCCGTGAGCCCCACCCCCCCGGAGCCCGTGCTCGAGCTCCAGGACGTCGCCAAGCGCTACCCCAAAGGCCAGGGGATGGTGGACGCCCTCCAGGGGGTCACGCTCCGCATCGAGCGCGGCGAGCACGTCGCGCTCGTCGGCCCCTCGGGGGCGGGCAAGTCCACCCTGCTCTACCTCATGGGGCTGATGGACGCGCCCACCGCGGGGCGCCTCAAGCTCTTGGGCCGCGATACGACCGGTTTGAGCGACGCCGAACGCTCCCGGCTGCGCGGCCGCACGGTCGGCTTCGTCTTTCAGAGCTTTAACCTGCTGCCGCACCTCTCGGCGTGGCGCAACGTGGCGCTGCCGCTGCGCTACGCGGGCGTGAGCCGCAAGGAGCGGCGGGCACGCGCGCTCGAGATGTTAGCGCGCGTCGGGCTCGCCGAGCGCGCCGAGCACATGCCGAGCGAGCTCTCGGGCGGTCAGGAGCAGCGCGTGGCCATCGCCCGCGCGCTCGTCATCCGCCCCCAGCTCCTCTTGGCCGACGAACCGACCGGCAACTTAGACAGCGACACGGGCGCGCGCATCTTAGAGCTTTTGGAGGCGGTGCACGCGAGGGGCGCGACGCTCGTGACGGTGACGCATAGCGCCGAGGTCGCCGCGCGCGCGCAGCGCACCGTGCAGCTGCGTAACGGCCGCGTCTGGTCGGACACGCGCGCCGGCGCGCCGGAGGCACGGGGGGACGGGCCTTCGCACTAG
- the rpmJ gene encoding 50S ribosomal protein L36 → MKVRASVKPICDRCKVIRRHGKVFVICSVNPKHKQRQG, encoded by the coding sequence ATGAAGGTTCGCGCATCCGTCAAGCCGATCTGCGACCGGTGCAAGGTCATCCGTCGCCACGGCAAAGTGTTCGTCATCTGCTCGGTCAACCCGAAGCACAAGCAAAGGCAGGGGTAA
- a CDS encoding adenylate kinase, translating to MTSELQITTPEVLLLIGPPGAGKGTQAEKLARARRLKKLSTGDMLRDHVSRGTELGLRAKAIMEAGELVPDEVIVGMVRDEVAGMTPVRVLFDGFPRTGPQAEALDRLLADLGATITAAVLLEVDTEELIARLVKRAAEQGRTDDNEATVRTRMNVYSAQTAPLVTYYETTGKLRRVDGVGSVEEVFARISEVLP from the coding sequence GTGACCTCGGAGCTGCAGATCACGACGCCCGAGGTGCTCTTGCTCATCGGACCCCCCGGCGCGGGGAAGGGGACGCAGGCGGAGAAGCTCGCCCGGGCGCGCCGCCTAAAAAAGCTCTCGACCGGCGACATGCTCCGCGACCACGTGAGCCGCGGTACCGAGCTCGGCCTCCGGGCTAAAGCCATCATGGAGGCCGGCGAACTCGTCCCCGACGAGGTGATCGTCGGGATGGTGCGCGATGAGGTGGCCGGCATGACGCCCGTACGCGTCCTTTTCGACGGGTTTCCGCGTACGGGCCCTCAGGCCGAAGCGCTCGACCGGCTCCTGGCTGACCTCGGCGCGACGATCACCGCAGCGGTGCTCTTGGAGGTCGACACCGAAGAGCTCATCGCGCGGCTCGTTAAACGCGCTGCCGAACAGGGGCGCACCGACGACAACGAGGCCACCGTGCGCACGCGGATGAACGTCTATAGCGCCCAGACGGCGCCCTTGGTGACCTACTACGAAACGACCGGCAAGCTGCGGCGCGTCGACGGGGTCGGCTCGGTCGAGGAGGTCTTCGCGCGCATCTCCGAGGTGCTGCCGTGA
- the infA gene encoding translation initiation factor IF-1, with protein sequence MRTEGVVLEARPNTTFLVQLDAGPEILAHVGGKMRRHYIRILPGDRVVLEISTYDPEKGRIVYRK encoded by the coding sequence ATCCGCACCGAAGGGGTGGTGCTCGAGGCCCGCCCCAACACCACCTTTTTGGTGCAGCTCGACGCCGGCCCCGAGATCCTCGCGCACGTCGGCGGCAAGATGCGGCGGCACTACATCCGCATCCTCCCCGGCGACCGCGTGGTGTTAGAGATCAGTACCTACGACCCCGAAAAGGGGCGCATCGTCTACCGGAAGTAA
- the rplF gene encoding 50S ribosomal protein L6, with amino-acid sequence MSRIGRAPIPLPKGVDVTLGKTSVAVKGPKGQLTVPLNPRLSVKQEDGKLIVERPSDAPRDRAQHGLTRTLIHNAIQGVTEGFTRNLQIQGVGYRCAMRGKNLELQLGFSHPVVFEPPEGITLAAPEPTRITVSGIDKQLVGQVAANIRKVRPPDSYHGKGVRYEGEQVRLKPGKAAAR; translated from the coding sequence ATGTCGCGTATCGGAAGAGCACCCATCCCTTTGCCCAAAGGGGTCGATGTCACCCTCGGCAAGACGAGCGTCGCCGTCAAGGGGCCCAAGGGCCAGCTGACGGTCCCCTTGAACCCGCGCCTCAGCGTCAAGCAAGAGGACGGCAAGCTGATCGTCGAGCGCCCCAGCGACGCACCGCGCGACCGCGCACAACACGGGCTCACCCGGACCCTTATCCACAACGCCATCCAGGGTGTCACGGAGGGGTTTACGCGCAACCTGCAGATCCAAGGGGTGGGTTACCGCTGCGCTATGCGCGGTAAAAACCTCGAGCTGCAGCTCGGCTTTTCACACCCCGTGGTGTTCGAGCCCCCGGAGGGCATCACCTTAGCCGCCCCCGAGCCGACGCGGATCACCGTCTCGGGGATCGACAAACAGCTCGTCGGCCAGGTGGCCGCGAACATCCGCAAGGTGCGCCCCCCCGACTCGTACCACGGCAAAGGGGTGCGCTACGAAGGAGAACAGGTCCGCCTGAAACCCGGTAAGGCGGCGGCTCGCTAG
- the rplQ gene encoding 50S ribosomal protein L17, translated as MRHLSSGRKLGRSSSHRVALKRSQAAALFRHGRIKTTLAKAKDLRPYVEKLITTAKGGDLHARRQVLREIHDVALVRKIMDEIAPSFAERAGGYTRIYRLETRRGDGAQEALIELVGSEA; from the coding sequence GTGAGACACCTAAGCAGTGGGCGCAAGCTGGGGCGCAGCAGCAGCCACCGCGTCGCCCTCAAACGCTCGCAAGCGGCCGCGCTCTTTCGCCACGGCCGCATCAAGACCACCCTGGCCAAGGCCAAGGACCTGCGCCCTTACGTCGAAAAGCTCATCACCACGGCCAAAGGCGGCGACCTGCACGCGCGGCGTCAGGTGCTGCGCGAGATCCACGACGTCGCCTTGGTGCGCAAGATCATGGATGAGATCGCCCCGAGCTTTGCGGAGCGCGCGGGCGGCTACACCCGCATCTACCGCCTCGAGACCCGCCGCGGCGACGGCGCCCAAGAGGCGCTCATCGAGCTCGTCGGGAGCGAAGCGTAG